In Apteryx mantelli isolate bAptMan1 chromosome 16, bAptMan1.hap1, whole genome shotgun sequence, a single genomic region encodes these proteins:
- the DRG2 gene encoding developmentally-regulated GTP-binding protein 2 has protein sequence MGILEKISEIEKEIARTQKNKATEYHLGLLKAKLAKYRAQLLEPSKSSAAKGEGFDVMKSGDARVALIGFPSVGKSTFLSLMTSTASEAASYEFTTLTCIPGVIEYKGANIQLLDLPGIIEGAAQGKGRGRQVIAVARTADVVIMMLDATKGEVQRALLEKELESVGIRLNKSKPNIYFKPKKGGGISFNSTVTLTQCSEKLVQLILHEYKIFNAEVLFREDCSPDEFIDVIVGNRVYMPCLYVYNKIDQISMEEVDRLARRPHSVVISCGMKLNLDYLLEKLWEYLALTCIYTKKRGQRPDFTDAIILRKGASVEHVCHRIHRSLASQFKYALVWGTSTKYSPQRVGLTHMMEHEDVIQIVKK, from the exons atgGGCATCCTGGAGAAGATCTCCGAGATCGAGAAGGAGATCGCCCGCACGCAGAAGAACAAAG CTACTGAGTACCATCTCGGCCTGCTGAAGGCAAAGCTTGCGAAGTACAGAGCTCAGTTACTAGAACCCTCCaaatcctctgctgctaaagGAGAGGGCTTTGATGTGATGAAATCTGGAGATGCCAGGGTGGCACTGATTGGTTTTCCTTCTGTGGGTAAG TCCACGTTTTTGAGTTTAATGACCTCAACTGCCAGTGAAGCTGCGTCTTATGAGTTCACAACCCTGACGTGTATCCCAGGAGTCATAGAG taCAAAGGAGCCAATATTCAGCTCTTGGATCTGCCTGGGATCATTGAAGGAGCAGCACAAG GGAAGGGCAGAGGTCGGCAGGTGATAGCTGTGGCCAGGACGGCAGATGTTGTTATTATGATGCTGGATGCCACAAAGGGTGAAGTGCAGAG ggccctgctgGAGAAAGAACTGGAGTCTGTAGGAATCCGGCTGAACAAAAGCAAGCCAAATATCTATTTCAAG CCGAAGAAGGGTGGAGGCATCTCCTTCAACTCGACTGTAACGTTGACTCAGTGCTCTGAAAAGTTGGTGCAGCTCATCCTCCATGAATATA AAATCTTCAATGCTGAGGTTCTCTTTAGAGAGGACTGTTCTCCTGACGAGTTCATCGATGTGATTGTAGGCAACAGGGTCTATATGCCGTGCCTCTAT GTTTATAACAAGATTGACCAGATATCTATGGAGGAGGTGGATCGTCTTGCTCGGAGGCCCCACAGTGTTGTAATCAG CTGTGGCATGAAACTGAATCTGGATTACTTGCTGGAGAAGCTCTGGGAATACCTCGCACTTACCTGCATCTACACCAAGAAACGAGGAC AGAGACCAGACTTCACAGATGCCATTATTCTACGGAAAGGGGCCTCTGTGGAGCATGTG TGCCATCGCATTCACAGATCATTAGCCAGCCAGTTCAAATATGCCTTGGTGTGG GGGACAAGCACAAAATACAGTCCTCAAAGAGTGGGCTTGACTCATATGATGGAGCATGAAGATGTCATTCAGATCGTCAAGAAGTAA